TCGTCGTTCTCGAGGAACGGAATGAGCGCCGCGGCGACCGAGACGAGCTGCTTGGGCGACACGTCCATCGCGTCGACCTTTTCGCGCGGGACGAGCATCACGTCGCCGGCGTGGCGGCAGAGCACGAGGTCTTCCGTCAGATTGCCGTCGGCGTCGACCGGCGCATTGGCCTGCGCGACGTGATATTTCGACTCCTCCATCGCCGACAGATACGCGACTTCATCCGTCACCTTGCCGTCGCGCACGCGGCGGTAGGGCGCTTCGATGAAGCCGTATTTGTTGACGCGGGCGAAGGTCGCGAGCGAATTGATCAGGCCGATGTTCGGGCCTTCCGGCGTCTCGATCGGGCAGATGCGGCCATAATGCGTCGGATGCACGTCGCGCACCTCGAAGCCGGCGCGCTCGCGCGTCAGACCGCCCGGGCCCAGCGCCGAGAGACGGCGCTTGTGCGTGATCTCGGAGAGCGGGTTGGTCTGGTCCATGAACTGCGAGAGCTGCGAGGAGCCGAAGAACTCGCGCACGGCGGCGGCCGCCGGCTTCGCGTTGATCAGGTCCTGCGGCATGACCGTGTCGATGTCGACCGAGGACATGCGCTCCTTGATGGCGCGCTCCATGCGCAGCAGGCCAAGGCGATACTGATTTTCCATCAGCTCGCCGACCGAGCGGACGCGGCGGTTGCCGAGATGGTCGATGTCGTCGATTTCGCCACGGCCGTCACGCAGGTCGACGAGCGCCTTCACCACGGCGAGAATGTCCTCGCGACGCAGCGTGCGCACCGTGTCGGGCGCGTCGAGATCGAGGCGCATGTTCATCTTCACGCGGCCGACCGCCGAGAGGTCGTAGCGCTCGGCGTCGAAGAACAGCGAGTAGAACATGGCTTCCGCCGTGTCCATGGTCGGCGGCTCGCCCGGACGCATGACGCGGTAGATGTCGAACAGCGCTTCCTCGCGGTTCGAGTTCTTGTCGACCGCGAGCGTGTTGCGGATATAGGGGCCGATGTTGATGTGGTCGATGTCGAGAATCGGCAGCTCGTCGAAGCCCTTTTCGAGCAGCAGCGGCAGCGTCTTGGCGGTGATCTCGTCGCCGGCTTCCGCGAAGATTTCGCCCGTCGCCGGATCGAAGAGATCCTGCGCGAGATACTGGCCGTAGAGCTCTTCGGCGGAGACGCGGATCGCCTTCACGCCCTTTTCGGCGAGCTGGCGCGCGGCGCGCACGGCGAGCTTCTTGCCCGCTTCAAGAATGACCTGGCCGGTGTCCGCGTCGATCATGTCGGCGACCGCCTTCACGCCCTTGATGCGCTCGGCGTCGAAGGGCATGCGCCAGTTTTCACCATCGGCCTTGTAGAGGATGGTCTTGTAGAAGGTCGACAGAATCTCTTCGCCATCGAGGCCGAGCGCGAACAGCAGCGAGGTCACCGGAATCTTGCGGCGACGGTCGATGCGCGCATAGACGATGTCCTTGGCGTCGAATTCAATGTCGAGCCAGGAGCCGCGATAGGGGATGATGCGGGCCGCGAACAAGAGCTTGCCGGAGGAGTGGCTCTTGCCCTTGTCGTGGTCGAAGAACACGCCCGGCGAACGATGCATCTGTGAGACGATGACGCGCTCGGTGCCATTGACGATGAAGGTGCCGTTCGACGTCATGAAGGGCATGTCGCCCATGTAGACGTCCTGCTCCTTGATGTCCTTGACCGACTTCGCCTGCGTGTCGGGATCGACATCGAACACGATGAGGCGCAGCGTCACCTTCAGCGGCGCGGCGAAGGTCATGCCGCGCTGGCGGCATTCGTCGACGTCGTATTTCGGCTGTTCGAACTCGTAGCGGACGAATTCGAGGAGCGCGACCTGCGAGAAGTCGGAGATCGGGAAGACAGATTTGAAGACGGACTGGAGGCCCTCGTCGGGGCGGCCGCCCTTGGGCTCGTCGACAAGGAGGAACTGGTCGTAGGAGGCCTTCTGCACCTCGATCAGATTGGGCATCGCCGCCGCTTCGCGGATGTGTCCGAAGAACTTGCGGGTGCGCTTGCGACCGGTGAACTTGCGGGCCGACGTCTGAGCCATGTCGCTTTTCGAGCCTCTTCTCGTAAGGGCCGGGCCGGCTCGCTGCGAGCCGCTCTCTCGCCCTGTCGGGCGCCCGTCCTGGCGCCCCTTCTCAACCGCGCGCGGCCCCGGCCTGAGCCGGGACCGCGAATCTCGTCACGCCGCCGCTGGAATCAGCGGCTGCGATCTTACTTGAGCTCGACCTTGGCGCCGACCTTCTCGAGGGTCGCCTTGATCTTCTCGGCCTCTTCCTTGGAAGCGCCTTCCTTGACCGGCTTCGGCGCGCCCTCGACGAGGTCCTTGGCTTCCTTCAGGCCGAGGCCGGTGATGCCACGGACTTCCTTGATGACTTCGATCTTCTTGTCGCCGGCCGAAGCCAGGATCACGTTGAACTCGGTCTTCTCTTCGGCGGCCGGAGCGGCGCCGCCAGCGGCCGGCGCAGCGGCGACGGCGACGGCGGCGGCGGCGGAAACGCCCCACTTCTCTTCGAGGAGCTTCGCGAGCTCAGCCGCCTCGAGGACGGTGAGAGCCGAGAGGTCTTCGACGATCTTTTCGAGATTAGCCATTTGTAGCGTCCTTTGGATTTGGTTCGTTCTTGATATGCGTGCCTCTTAGGCCGCGTCTTTCTTGGCGTAAGCGCCGAACACACGCGCGAGCTTGGCGGCAGGCGCGGTCGAGAGCTGGGCGAGCTTGGTCGCGGGCGCCTGAATGAGGCCCACGAGCGTGCCGCGCAGTTCGTCGAGAGACGGCAGGGTCGCAAGCGACTTGACGCCGTCGGGGTTCAGCAGCGTGGCGCCCATGGCTCCGCCCAGGATGACGAACTTGTCGTTCTCCTTGGCGAAGGCCGCGGCCACCTTCGGCGCCGCCACCGGATCGTCCGAATAGGCGATCAGGGTCGGTCCCTTCAGCAGGGAACCGAAATTGGCGGTGCTCGCGCCGTCCAGAGCGATCTTGGCGAGGCGGTTCTTGGCGACCTGAACAGTGGCGCCCTCGGCGCGGGCCCGCTTGCGCAGAGCCTGCATCTGGGCGACCGTCAAGCCGGAGTAGTGCGCAACGACGATCGCCCCGGCCTGATTAAAGACCTGGTGCAACGCCGCGACGGCTTCTTTTTTCTCCGCTCTATCCACGGTTGCTCTCTTCGATAACTGGCGGGAATATCCCGCCGGTTGCGACTCGCCGGCCGCGGGAATGCGGTCGGCTCCGTAGATCCTGTCCCCAGAGCGCCTCGCCTTGCGGCGAAAAACCCTGGTTGAAGGGGCGTGAACCAAATTCAAAGGACGTCGGCGACGCCGCCGGCGGCCATAAATTCCGGTTTCCCCGTCTGTGCAGGCCGCTGTCGGGCGACAGATTTCTCTGACGTCCCTCAGCTGATTGAGCCGTGCGGGGTTGTGGAAAACCTCGCGACGGCGCCCGCAGTCTCGGACAGGACATGGCCGGACGGGACACGAGGGTTTCCCCCGGGTCCGCCGGCCTATCCACCGCCTGTCTCCTAAGCCATTGACAAAGCCTTGGTTTGGGCGGAAGCTCCATATATGAAAGCGGGGTTGGGATAAATCTCAACCCCGGAACGGCCTATGTAAAGGGCCAGAGCCCGTTTGCCAAGAGGTAAATTCGGGGTTTAGAGGTTGACCCTGCGTCCGCCCCTCGCTGATGAGAGGGCCGCCTTCTCCCGCAAAGGGAGAAGGGAGAGCGGCGAAGTTTCAGGATCACCTCTGTTCGCCACGCCGAGAAGCTGGCCCGAAGCGCCGGAGAGGGAGCCTCACGGCGTGAATTCCATTCTGATGCGCCCATTGCCGCCGTGACTGACGCGCGCGCCACGGGGCAGCGGAGGCGCTGCAAGGCGCGGCGGCGGCCGCCGTCCGGGCCCCGACGCGCTGCGGCCATGCTTCTCGCCTTCGCTCGCCGCGCCCGGATAGGTCGCGCCATGCTGGCCGCGCATCGGGCCGAAAGAAGCGAGGCAGAGATTATAGGCGTTGGCGTCCTTTATGGATTCGCAATCGTCGATGGAGCGCGGGCCGGCCTCGGCGGGCGTCGCCAGCAGCAGCGCAACCAGCAGGCCTATCCCGTCATTGCGAGCGCGGCGAAGCAATCCAGGGGCCGTGATGTGGCTCTGGATTGCGTCGCTGCGCTCGCAATAACGATTTGATTTCAACGCAGTATCGCCCCAGTCTTCTTTTCGGCCTCGGCGACGATCTTCTGCGCCACGGCCTCGATCTCCGTGTCGGTCAGGGTCTTCTCGCGGGGTTGCAGCGTCACGGCCACGCCGACGGACTTCTTGCCCTCCGGCACGCCGACGCCCTCATAGACGTCGAAGACGCTGACATCCGTGATGAGCGCCTTGTCGGCGCCCGCCACCGCCTTCACCAGATCGCCCGCCAGAGCGGCGCGGTCGACGAGGAAGGCGAAGTCGCGGGAGAGCGGCTGCAGGTCGGACAGCTCCAGTTTCGGCTTCACCTTGGTGGGCCTGGCCTTGGGCGCCGGCAGCATGTCGAGGATGATCTCGAAGGCGGCGATCGGCCCCTCCACATCCAGCGCCTTCAATGCGCGGGGGTGCAGTTCGCCGAAATAGCCGACGATGGCCTTGGGGCCGAATTGCAGCGTCGCCGAGCGGCCGGGGTGGAACCAGGCCGGTCCGCCCGGAACGACCTGAAGCCCGCCGGTCGCGACGCCGAGCGCGCCGAGCAGCGCCATCACATCCGCCCTGGCGTCGAAAGCGCCGGCGCGCTGGGCGGGCGCCGACCAGTGACGACCCGCGCCGGAAAGCCCGCGGCGAATGCCGGCGGCGGCGAGGCGCTGCCCCTTTTCGCTGGGGTCGACGAAGATTTGGCCGACCTCGAACAGCTCCTGATCGCCAAGGCCGCGCGCCGCGTTGCGGTTCGCCGCCGCGACGAGGCCCGGCAGGAGGCTCGGGCGCATGTCGGAGAGATCGCTCGCGATCGGATTGGCGAGCGCGAGGCCCGGCGCGCCGCCGCCGAAAGCTTCCGCCTGTTCCTTCGAGATGAAGGACCAGGTGACGGCTTCGACCAGACCTTGCGTTGCGAGCGCGCGGCGGGCGTTGCGGGCGCGCTTCTGCATGAGGGTCAGCACCGGGGCGGCGATTCCCTCGGTGCGCGGGAGCGGCGTCGACGGGATGTTGTCGACGCCGAGGATGCGAACGATCTCCTCGACGATATCGGCCTTGCCCTCGATATCCGGGCGCCAGCTCGGCGCCGTGATCTTCGCGCTGTCTTCGCCGGTCTTCTCCACCGTGAAGCCGAGGCGTTCGAGGATCGCCGTGGCGTCGGCCTGCGAGACATCGACGCCGGCGAGGCGCTGCGTCTCGGACCAGGGATAGTCGACCGTGCGGCGCGCACGCGGCTCGGCGCCGGCGATGACGAGCGTGGACGCCTCGCCGCCGCAGAGATCGAGAACGAGCTGCGTCGCCAGTTCGGCGCCCGGCAGCGCGAAGGCCGGATCGACGCCGCGCTCGAAGCGGTATCGCGCGTCGGTGACGATGCCGAGCTTGCGGCCGGTGTGCGCGATGTTCTGCGGGTCCCACAGCGCGCTTTCGATCAGCACGTCGGTGGTGTCGTCGTTGCAGCCGGAAACCTCGCCGCCCATCACGCCGGCGATGGATTCGACGCCGTTGTCGTCGG
The DNA window shown above is from Methylocystis echinoides and carries:
- the rplL gene encoding 50S ribosomal protein L7/L12; amino-acid sequence: MANLEKIVEDLSALTVLEAAELAKLLEEKWGVSAAAAVAVAAAPAAGGAAPAAEEKTEFNVILASAGDKKIEVIKEVRGITGLGLKEAKDLVEGAPKPVKEGASKEEAEKIKATLEKVGAKVELK
- the rplJ gene encoding 50S ribosomal protein L10 gives rise to the protein MDRAEKKEAVAALHQVFNQAGAIVVAHYSGLTVAQMQALRKRARAEGATVQVAKNRLAKIALDGASTANFGSLLKGPTLIAYSDDPVAAPKVAAAFAKENDKFVILGGAMGATLLNPDGVKSLATLPSLDELRGTLVGLIQAPATKLAQLSTAPAAKLARVFGAYAKKDAA
- the pheT gene encoding phenylalanine--tRNA ligase subunit beta; its protein translation is MKLTLSWLKEHLDTSATLAEIVETLTRIGLEVEHVHDPAAQLKDFTIARIVEAAQHPNADRLRVCKVDTGAGDLVQVVCGAPNARAGLRTVFSAPGTYIPGKKITLGKGVIRGVESLGMMCSFEELDLSGESDGIIELPEDAPVGAVYAQWADLDDPVIEINLTPNRADAAGVHGVARDLAAAGLGVLKDKEILPVEGKFPRPVGVTLDFAENDRHLAPFFALRFVRGVKNGPSPEWLQKRLREIGLRPINALVDITNYLTFDRARPLHVFDAKKVKGNLVVRRAKNGETLLALDGKTHELDETMVVIADDNGVESIAGVMGGEVSGCNDDTTDVLIESALWDPQNIAHTGRKLGIVTDARYRFERGVDPAFALPGAELATQLVLDLCGGEASTLVIAGAEPRARRTVDYPWSETQRLAGVDVSQADATAILERLGFTVEKTGEDSAKITAPSWRPDIEGKADIVEEIVRILGVDNIPSTPLPRTEGIAAPVLTLMQKRARNARRALATQGLVEAVTWSFISKEQAEAFGGGAPGLALANPIASDLSDMRPSLLPGLVAAANRNAARGLGDQELFEVGQIFVDPSEKGQRLAAAGIRRGLSGAGRHWSAPAQRAGAFDARADVMALLGALGVATGGLQVVPGGPAWFHPGRSATLQFGPKAIVGYFGELHPRALKALDVEGPIAAFEIILDMLPAPKARPTKVKPKLELSDLQPLSRDFAFLVDRAALAGDLVKAVAGADKALITDVSVFDVYEGVGVPEGKKSVGVAVTLQPREKTLTDTEIEAVAQKIVAEAEKKTGAILR